In Deefgea piscis, the genomic window GTACATGCCAATCGGCTTGCTCACCGAGCTGATGCGCCAAAATCATCGCGATGCTCCAGATTTCTTCCCCAGTTGATGAGGCAGCGCTCCATACATTGAGCGATCGATTTTTAGGCCATGCCGCCACTTCATGCTGCATCCAATCAAAGTGCTTGCGCTCGCGAAAGAAAAAAGTCTCGTGTGTGGTCAATAAATCTACCGCAATGGCTTGCTCTTGCACTTCGTCTGGATCTTGTAACATCCGCAAATACGCTTCGTACGTACTCACTTGCCTTGCGGTTAAACGATTCAATAAGCGCTGCTGCAATAATGTTTTTTTACTCTCGGGCATATGCATGCCCGATTGCTCGCGCATCCACGCGCTAAAGCGAGCAAAAGTGGCATCATTTAATTGCATGAAGCTCTTCATGAGAATGGCTCTCATCCATTTTTGGCGTTTCCCCATCATGCTCAATGCCTGCCAAAATGGACATTTCCTCAACCGACAATACGCGCGAAATATCCAGCAATACGATAAAGCGATTATCCACACACGCCATGCCGGAAATAAATTCAGTGCGTAATTTACTGCCAAACTGCGGCGCTCTTTCAATAGCATCCAGCGCAATGGTTAAGACTTCATGGACCGCATCGACCAAAACGCCAATCAATTGCGCCGCGTCGGTTTCAGGATCTAAAACTTCAACAATCACCACGCAAGTACGCCGGCCCAGCTCGGTACGGGCCCGGCCAAAACGCAAAGCTAAATCCGTTACCGGCACCACCGCCCCGCGCAAATTCATCACCCCGCGCAAAAAATCCGGCATCATCGGCACTTCAGTTAAATATTCGTACTCTAAAATCTCGCGAATCGAGCGAATACCAATCGCAAATGTTTCCCCCCCCAGTTGAAATGAAAGATATTGCTCGGTGCTTTGCATTTGGACTTCTGCATCACTTTTACCGACCATTTTGTTCATTAATGCGAGCGCCCCCATCATTCATCTCCTCTCAAAAATGGACAAAATCATTTTCATCTAAACCCGATGATTGGGTGGCGTGCTGCGCCTGTGATGGTTTTTTACCCATGCCTTTACCCGATGGCACATGGCTGCGGCGGTGGCTGTTGCTATCGATTTTGAAAAATGCCATCACATCTTGTAGATTGCCCGCTTGCGAGCTGACTTCTTCAGCCGTAGCGGCCAGCTCTTCACTGGCAGAAGCATTGGATTGCGTCGAGCAATTAAT contains:
- a CDS encoding chemotaxis protein CheW; this translates as MMGALALMNKMVGKSDAEVQMQSTEQYLSFQLGGETFAIGIRSIREILEYEYLTEVPMMPDFLRGVMNLRGAVVPVTDLALRFGRARTELGRRTCVVIVEVLDPETDAAQLIGVLVDAVHEVLTIALDAIERAPQFGSKLRTEFISGMACVDNRFIVLLDISRVLSVEEMSILAGIEHDGETPKMDESHSHEELHAIK